The Sphingorhabdus lutea genome segment TAATCGGTTCAGGCACGGCGGCCATGAAATATGAAGTTCAAGGGCCATTTCATTCATTTGGTATGGCGTTAAGCCCCCTTGGTTGGCAGGCAATTTTGAAAAAAAGCGGCAAGGCTTATCATGATATGTTGGTCAATGGAGAGGATATATTGCCCGGCAATATCCGGCAGGTTTATGATGATATTTGCGCGATTGATAATGATGCAAATATGGACGATGATATTGATAAGACCGCGCAAAAAATGGCGCAGCTTGCCTCCACATGGTTTGAGGATAATCAAAAAGCATTAAAACCCCGGATGGCGGAACAAATTGCCAAGATTAGCGCATGGTTAGAATATTCCCTGTCGCCAGATTTAGATGATTTATACGCGCAATTTAACCTTAGCCCACGGCAGGTGCAGCGGCTTGCGACAAAATATTTCGGCAGCCCGCCCAAATATTTGGCGCGGCGATTTCGGGCCGTGCGCGCTGCAATGGTGTTGAATAATCCGCTTTCATCCTCCGATGAATGTCAGGCTGTGTTGGACCATTTTTACGATCAGCCCCATTTGATTAAGGAGGTTCGGCATTTTGTTGGCCCAACACCTGCACGGTTGGAAGGGGATAATTCGGTGCTTTCAGTATGGTTGGAACCTGGAAATGTGCGCGAGCTTTCCATACAAAATCTGTTGGAGAAGAAAGAAAAGCTGAACGATGAGGGTTGATTTTTGGCTTTAAAAGGCGCAGATATAATATGACTAATATAGTCTGATTTAACGATTCGACAGAATTTCGCCAATTTTCCAGGTTTTATATGCGTTTATCAAATATGGCAGATTATGCAGTGGTGTTGATGTGCGCGGCGGCGCGCCATTGCGGCGGTGTGCGTGTGTCGGCCACCGATTTGTCGGACGAAACGGGATTAAACCTGCCCACCACCCAAAAATTGGTCAGCATTTTGGCAAAGGCGGGGCTGATAAAATCAACGCGCGGCATTGGCGGCGGTATATTATTGTCGCGGCCCGCTGCGGCCATCAGCCTTGCCGATATAATTGAGGCGGTCGAAGGGCCGATTGGCATGACCATTTGTTGCGATGACCATAGAGCGGCCTGTGCATTGGAAACTAATTGCGAGGTGAAACCGCATTGGCCAATTGTTAATGCCAAATTACGCGAAACATTGGGCGCGGTTAGCCTGTCTATATTGGCCAATGGAGGCGAAGCAATCTCTGCTACTCCTTATAAAATGGTCAAAATGAATGAAAATGAAAGCATGTCAATATGAGTGAAATTGAACAAAGCAATGCGCCGATTAAGGATCAGGCAGCACGTGATGCGGCGGATAAGGCCAGCACCTATGAATGGGGATTTTCATCCGACATTGAGCAGGAAATGGCGCCAAAGGGTTTAACCGAAGATACGGTGCGTTATATTTCGGCAAAGAAGAATGAACCTGAATGGATGCTGGATTGGCGGTTAAAGGCATTTGCCATGTGGCAAAAAATGGAAACGCCCAATTGGGCAAAGCTGAATATTCCGCCCATAGATTATCAGGACGCCTATTATTTTGCAGAGCCAAAGCAAAAGGAAAAATTGGGCAGCCTTGACGAGGTGGACCCAGAAATTTTGCGTGTTTACGAAAAACTGGGCATACCGATTGAGGAGCAAAAGGTTCTGGCCGGTGTGGAGGGTGCACGCAAAGTGGCGGTGGACGCCGTGTTTGACAGCGTGTCGGTTGCCACCACATTTCGGGAGGAATTATTACGCGCAGGGGTGATTTTCCTGTCCATTTCAGAGGCCATTCGCGAATATCCCGATTTAGTGAAAAAATATTTGGGCAAAATTGTGCCCATGCGCGATAATTATTTCGCCACATTAAATTGTGCGGTCTTTTCCGATGGAACATTTGTTTATATTCCAAAGGGCGTGCGATGCCCGATGGAGCTTTCCACCTATTTTCGGATTAACGCAGAAAATACCGGGCAATTTGAACGTACGCTTATCATCGCGGATGAAGGCAGCTATGTTTCCTATTTAGAAGGATGCACCGCGCCCATGCGCGATGAAAATCAATTGCATGCCGCCGTGGTGGAATTGGTTGCGCATGATGATGCGGAAATTAAATATAGCACGGTGCAAAATTGGTATCCCGGCGATGCAGAGGGCAAGGGCGGCATTTATAATTTCGTCACCAAACGCGGCCTATGTCAGGGCGCACGATCCAAAATCAGCTGGACCCAAGTGGAAACGGGCAGCGCAGTGACATGGAAATATCCCAGCTGTGTGTTAAATGGCGAAGATAGCATTGGCGAATTTTACTCGGTCGCGCTGACCAATAATTATCAACAGGCCGATACCGGCACCAAAATGATCCATAATGGCAAGGGATCACGCAGCACCATTATTTCCAAGGGGATAAGCGCGGGCAAAAGCAATGGCACATATCGCGGCCTTGTCCGTGTTGGGCCAAATGCCGATAATGTGCGTAATTTCACCCAATGTGACAGTTTGTTATTGGGCGATCAATGCGGGGCGCATACTGTGCCATATATTGAGGTGCGAAACCCAACAGCAACAATTGAGCATGAGGCAACGACCAGCAAAATCAGCGATGATCAAATGTTTTATGCACAGCAACGTGGTTTAGACCCCGAAGAAGCGGTATCGTTAATCGTCAATGGTTTTGCCAAGGATGTGATGAAACAATTGCCAATGGAATTTGCGGTTGAGGCGCAAAAATTACTGGCGATTAGCTTGGAAGGCAGTGTGGGATAAACGCACATCCATAGCCATATTATTATTGAAATTTCATATCAGAAGAAGAGCAATATGTTAAAAATTGAAAATCTGCACGCCAATGTTGGTGACAAGCCCATATTAAAAGGATTGAACCTGAACATTAATGCAGGGGAAATTCACGCAATTATGGGCCCCAATGGCGCAGGTAAATCGACCCTTGCCTACACAATTGGCGGGCGTGATGGATATGATGTAACCGGCGGCGCGGTTGATTTTGACGGCGAAGATTTACTCTCACTTGACCCGCATGAACGCGCGGCGGCGGGGTTATTCCTTGGCTTTCAATATCCGGTGGAAATTCCCGGCGTGTCCAATTTACAATTTTTGCGTGAAAGTTTAAACGCGCAAAAACGCGCACGCGGCGAGGACGAATTATCCGGCGCGGAATTTATCCGCCTTGCCAAGGAAAAGGCCGCCATGTTGAAAATGGACATGGAAATGTTGAAGCGGCCAGTCAATGTTGGCTTTTCCGGTGGTGAGAAAAAACGCAATGAAATGGTGCAAATGGGCATTATTGACCCGAAAATTGCCATTTTGGATGAAACCGATAGCGGCCTTGACATTGATGCGCTGCGCATTGTGGGTGAAGGCATTAATAATATTATGCGCCGTCCGGACAAAGCGGTTTTGCTTATCACCCATTATCAACGATTGCTTGATTTGGTGAAGCCAGATTTTGTCCATGTACTTGCGGGCGGTAAAATTGTGCGTTCCGGCGGGGCGGAATTGGCATTGGAATTGGAAGAATATGGTTATGAAGAGGTGGCCGCATAATGGGCGCTGCCTTACCCCTTCCCACACGCCGTGACGAAGAATTTCGTTATTCTGATTTGGATGCGCTGGCCCGCATTTGGGATGATGACGCACAAATAATTGAACAAATAAATGTGCCAGCGGGCGGAAAAGATGCGCGCCAGATTATCCTGCCTCTTGCAAAAAATGGCGTGTCGGTAACCAATTATCATATACATATTGGCGCGGGCGGCACTTTTGCCCTGCATATTATTTTGGCCCATGCCGATTATGCGCGGGCCAAGATAATGGTGACATTGGATGATGGCGCACATTTTGAAATGGGCGGCGCGATTTTGGCCAAAGATAGCCAGAATATAGAAATCGTCACCCATATCATCCATGCACAGCCAAATGCGACCAGCAATCAAGTGGTGCGTAAAATATTGGCTGGACGCAGCACGGGCAGCTTTTTGGGTAAAATTGATGTGGCGCGTCACGCGCAAAAAACCGATGCGGCGCAATCGGTAAAGGCGATGTTGTTGGACCGTGGGGCAACCGCCAATGCAAAGCCCGAGCTTGAAATTTTTGCCGATGATGTGAAATGCGCCCATGGTGCAACCGTGGGTGAATTGGACAAAATGGGGTTATTTTATCTGGCATCGCGCGGTATTCCGCCGATTTTGGCCAAGAAATTAATGTTACAAGCATTTATGGGCGATGTCTTTGCCGAAATGGACGCGGCAAAACGCGATGATGCAACCGCCACCGCCATTGCCATTTTGGATGATTTATTGTGATAAAATATAAAGACCAATTTCCCGGATTAAAAAATGCCAATGGGCATGATTGGCATTATTTGGATACCGCCGCCACCGCGCAAAAACCGCAATGCGTGATTGACGCGATGGTAAATGCCATGGGGCGTGATTATGCCACCGTGCATCGCGGCGTTTATGCGCGATCCGCCAATATGACAATGGCGTTTGAGGCAGCACGAAGGCGCACTGCCCAATTTATTGGCGCGGCGTCGGAAAATGAAATTGTTTTTGTGCGCGGCGCGACGGAGGGCATCAACCTTGTCGCGCAATGTTGGGGCGGCGCGAATATTGGTGCGGGCGACCGCATTATCCTGTCCCAATTGGAACATCATAGCAATATTGTGCCATGGCAGATGTTGGCACAGAAAATGGGCGCACATATTGATATTTGCCCATTGACCGATGATGGTCAAATTGACCTAAATTGGTTGGAGGCGAATATTACGCCCCAACATAAATTGGTGGCATTGGCCCATATTTCCAATGTTTTGGGTTCGGTATTGGATGCGAAACGCGCGGCAAAGGCGGCGCATAAAGTTGGCGCGAAATTATTGCTTGATGGGTGTCAGGCCGCCCCGCGATTACGATTAAACATGGTGGAAATGGACTGTGATTTTTACGTATTTTCTGGGCATAAACTTTACGGCCCAACGGGCATAGGTGTGTTGTGGGCGCGGCATGACATTTTGCAATCCATGCCCCCTTATCAGGGCGGCGGCGCAATGATAGATAGGGTTAGCTTTGACGGCACAAGCTTTGCCGATGCCCCGCAACGATTTGAGGCTGGAACGCCGATGATAACAGAAGTTATCGCCCTGCATTCGGCCATTGATTATGTGGATGCGGCGGGTGTTGATGCGATATTTGCGCATGAAAATGCCTTGGTCACTTCCGCGCAGGAGGCATTGGCAAAATTCAACTCCATCACCCTATATGGTCCGGAAAATTCCGCCGGAATCCTGTCCTTTACGATGGAAGGGGTGCATCCGCATGATATTGGCACTATATTGGATGAAAGCAATGTCGCCATACGCGCGGGGCATCATTGTGCGCAGCCATTGATGGAATATTTGGACGTGCCGGCCACCGCGCGCGCAAGTTTTGGAATTTACAGCGATGAAAGCGATGTAGAGGCATTGGTCGCCGGTTTGCACCGTGTGCAAAAGATTTTTGGGTGAAAAAAATGAGCAACGAAGAAATTAAAATTGAAACCGTGGATAGTGTCGAAAAACCGCCAAAGGCGCGGGTGGATTTGGACGCGATGAATTTGGAAAATAATGATACAATATCCGTTGAAACCGCGCGTGAAACAATGGAACGTAAACGCGATTATCTGGCCGGATTTTTGGCGGAAAAGCCAAAGGATATTGCCCCGACACAGGTGGGCGGCGATGTGTATGAAGCGATTATCGACACATTAAAATCCATTTATGATCCGGAAATTCCGGTCAATATTTATGATCTTGGCCTGATTTACAATGTGGAGGTTACCGAGGATGGCCATGCCGTGGTGTCAATGACTTTAACCACGCCGCATTGTCCCGTGGCCGAATCTATGCCCGGAGAGGTTGAATTGCAAGTGGGCAGCGTGCCGGGTGTGGGCCATGCAGAGGTGAATTTGGTCTGGGATCCGCCATGGGACCCTGCAAAGATGAGCGATGAAGCACGTTTAGAATTGGGTATGTTATAATGGCATTTCGCCTTGTCCACGCAGATTATCATGATCCGGCGCATGGCGCAGCATTGGTTGAGATGTTGTCCATTTATGCGCGTGATCCAATGGGCGGGGGTGAGGATTTAAGCGAAGCGGCAAAGGCGAATTTAATCGCCGGATTGCAGCAAACGCCCCATGCATTTTCCATTCTGATTTTTGATGGGGATAGGGCGGTGGCACTGGCCAATTGCATTTATGGATTTTCAACCTTTGCCGCGAAAAAAATCATCAATATTCATGATATGGTCGTGCATCCCGATTATCGCGGACAGGGACTTGGCAAAATGATGTTTGATGAAATTGAACTTATGGCTAAGCAATCTGGCGCATCTAAGGTGACTTTGGAGGTGTTGGAGGGTAATGAAGCCGCCAAGGGTTTATATGCCTCGCTTGGTTATGGTGATTATGTGTTGGACCCGAAAATGGGTCGTGCATTATTTTGGCAGAAAGCAATATGATGACAGAAATAACCAAAAAACGCGAAATTCCGGCGGCGGTTAATTTAACCGATGCAGCAAAGGCACGTATAGCAGAATTAATGGCCAATGCGCCCGATGATGCCATTGGGGTGAAATTATCCACGCCGCGCCGAGGGTGCAGCGGCCTTGCCTATAGCGTTGATTATGTCAGCGAAGAAGTGGCAATGGATGAAAAAATCACCACCGATGGAGGTATTTTATATATTGATGGCGCGTCTGTTCTTTATCTTATCGGTTCAACCATGGATTGGGTGGAGGATGATTTTACCGCCGGATTTACCTTTACCAACCCCAATGCAAAGGGTGCATGTGGGTGCGGTGAAAGTTTCATGGTATAGTTTAAGGCGTTTGCGTCTTTAGAGTGATTAACCACATGTCGGGCCGCGCCCCCAAACGCAATGGCAATATAGATGTGCCAAGGCCCGCGCCGACGATGATGGTTTTTTTACCTTCTTTCATCAGACCGCATGCGTAACGATTGCCATATTTGGATGCGGTAAATATCGGCCCAAAAAAGGGCAGGCTTATCTGTCCACAATGGGTATGCCCCGCCAAAATCAATAATTTTTTGTCGGGTAATTGCGCTGTTAAATCCGGACTATGGCTGATGATGATGGGAAAACCATTTTGTTCGTTCATCGCGGCCAATGTTTTGGACAGGTCCATATGTTGCGTGAATAAATCATCAACCCCGCCAATATTAAATGGGCCTATTTGGGCTGCCTCATTATCCAAAATGCGGATATTTTGGCGGCGTAATTCTTGCCGCATTTCATTTGCATCGCGCCAATGGTCATGATTTCCCATGACGGCAATAACACCCATGGGGGCGGTTAATTTTTCCAATGGAGCAACAGCCTGCGCCGTTTCATAATATCGCGTTGAAACTAATTTATCGCTGACGAAATCGCCCGCAAAAACGACCATATCGGCATTTTGGGCATTTATTTGGCTCACTATCTTGGCAAGCCGATGGGGCGGCATGTCTGGACCGGCCACATGAATATCGGAAACCAATAAAATTTTTGTGCCATTTTTAACGCCGCTATCATTGGAAATGATAATATTGGCGCGGCGAATAATGGGATCGGAAATGGCGATAAAATACATATAACCAATCAGGCATAGCCCCAAGAAAATCAGGCCAAGCAACAGCCAAATTTTCTTTGATAGGGCAAATGATTTCATCAATGGTTTAGCTTAAAAATCCATGTTCATGCGGACCGCCACGCCCAAATCATCGGGAGCATTTTTGAAATGGCCAGGTTGTTGGCGCCAATAAATATTGCTGCCAATATAAACTGGACCGAACAGGCTTTGCCAGCTAAGTTCAGAAATTAACTCACGCCCCTGTGGGGCAAGGTTGATGTCGCGCAGGCCAAATACCGCCGAGCGCGTGCTATAATCATAAGAAAGCGGCAGATTTAACGATAAAGTGCCGCTTGAAATACGCAATGGTTGTGCAAAGCGAAGCGAAAGCAAATCACCCCCAGTGATAAATCCTGATTTATTCACATCCAATGA includes the following:
- the sufB gene encoding Fe-S cluster assembly protein SufB, with amino-acid sequence MSEIEQSNAPIKDQAARDAADKASTYEWGFSSDIEQEMAPKGLTEDTVRYISAKKNEPEWMLDWRLKAFAMWQKMETPNWAKLNIPPIDYQDAYYFAEPKQKEKLGSLDEVDPEILRVYEKLGIPIEEQKVLAGVEGARKVAVDAVFDSVSVATTFREELLRAGVIFLSISEAIREYPDLVKKYLGKIVPMRDNYFATLNCAVFSDGTFVYIPKGVRCPMELSTYFRINAENTGQFERTLIIADEGSYVSYLEGCTAPMRDENQLHAAVVELVAHDDAEIKYSTVQNWYPGDAEGKGGIYNFVTKRGLCQGARSKISWTQVETGSAVTWKYPSCVLNGEDSIGEFYSVALTNNYQQADTGTKMIHNGKGSRSTIISKGISAGKSNGTYRGLVRVGPNADNVRNFTQCDSLLLGDQCGAHTVPYIEVRNPTATIEHEATTSKISDDQMFYAQQRGLDPEEAVSLIVNGFAKDVMKQLPMEFAVEAQKLLAISLEGSVG
- a CDS encoding SufS family cysteine desulfurase, with the translated sequence MIKYKDQFPGLKNANGHDWHYLDTAATAQKPQCVIDAMVNAMGRDYATVHRGVYARSANMTMAFEAARRRTAQFIGAASENEIVFVRGATEGINLVAQCWGGANIGAGDRIILSQLEHHSNIVPWQMLAQKMGAHIDICPLTDDGQIDLNWLEANITPQHKLVALAHISNVLGSVLDAKRAAKAAHKVGAKLLLDGCQAAPRLRLNMVEMDCDFYVFSGHKLYGPTGIGVLWARHDILQSMPPYQGGGAMIDRVSFDGTSFADAPQRFEAGTPMITEVIALHSAIDYVDAAGVDAIFAHENALVTSAQEALAKFNSITLYGPENSAGILSFTMEGVHPHDIGTILDESNVAIRAGHHCAQPLMEYLDVPATARASFGIYSDESDVEALVAGLHRVQKIFG
- a CDS encoding SufD family Fe-S cluster assembly protein, with translation MGAALPLPTRRDEEFRYSDLDALARIWDDDAQIIEQINVPAGGKDARQIILPLAKNGVSVTNYHIHIGAGGTFALHIILAHADYARAKIMVTLDDGAHFEMGGAILAKDSQNIEIVTHIIHAQPNATSNQVVRKILAGRSTGSFLGKIDVARHAQKTDAAQSVKAMLLDRGATANAKPELEIFADDVKCAHGATVGELDKMGLFYLASRGIPPILAKKLMLQAFMGDVFAEMDAAKRDDATATAIAILDDLL
- a CDS encoding GNAT family N-acetyltransferase, which encodes MAFRLVHADYHDPAHGAALVEMLSIYARDPMGGGEDLSEAAKANLIAGLQQTPHAFSILIFDGDRAVALANCIYGFSTFAAKKIINIHDMVVHPDYRGQGLGKMMFDEIELMAKQSGASKVTLEVLEGNEAAKGLYASLGYGDYVLDPKMGRALFWQKAI
- a CDS encoding HesB/IscA family protein — protein: MTEITKKREIPAAVNLTDAAKARIAELMANAPDDAIGVKLSTPRRGCSGLAYSVDYVSEEVAMDEKITTDGGILYIDGASVLYLIGSTMDWVEDDFTAGFTFTNPNAKGACGCGESFMV
- a CDS encoding helix-turn-helix transcriptional regulator — its product is MNRYDGDIVAEKRGDDNAPAPNHMIYYIEPPENLLPYITTFYWFRSSEEFIKDYQPASIGHIMMFLKGYGVANFINDKQYNSHPISLIGSGTAAMKYEVQGPFHSFGMALSPLGWQAILKKSGKAYHDMLVNGEDILPGNIRQVYDDICAIDNDANMDDDIDKTAQKMAQLASTWFEDNQKALKPRMAEQIAKISAWLEYSLSPDLDDLYAQFNLSPRQVQRLATKYFGSPPKYLARRFRAVRAAMVLNNPLSSSDECQAVLDHFYDQPHLIKEVRHFVGPTPARLEGDNSVLSVWLEPGNVRELSIQNLLEKKEKLNDEG
- a CDS encoding SUF system Fe-S cluster assembly regulator, producing MRLSNMADYAVVLMCAAARHCGGVRVSATDLSDETGLNLPTTQKLVSILAKAGLIKSTRGIGGGILLSRPAAAISLADIIEAVEGPIGMTICCDDHRAACALETNCEVKPHWPIVNAKLRETLGAVSLSILANGGEAISATPYKMVKMNENESMSI
- a CDS encoding SUF system Fe-S cluster assembly protein, with protein sequence MSNEEIKIETVDSVEKPPKARVDLDAMNLENNDTISVETARETMERKRDYLAGFLAEKPKDIAPTQVGGDVYEAIIDTLKSIYDPEIPVNIYDLGLIYNVEVTEDGHAVVSMTLTTPHCPVAESMPGEVELQVGSVPGVGHAEVNLVWDPPWDPAKMSDEARLELGML
- a CDS encoding metallophosphoesterase, producing MKSFALSKKIWLLLGLIFLGLCLIGYMYFIAISDPIIRRANIIISNDSGVKNGTKILLVSDIHVAGPDMPPHRLAKIVSQINAQNADMVVFAGDFVSDKLVSTRYYETAQAVAPLEKLTAPMGVIAVMGNHDHWRDANEMRQELRRQNIRILDNEAAQIGPFNIGGVDDLFTQHMDLSKTLAAMNEQNGFPIIISHSPDLTAQLPDKKLLILAGHTHCGQISLPFFGPIFTASKYGNRYACGLMKEGKKTIIVGAGLGTSILPLRLGARPDMWLITLKTQTP
- the sufC gene encoding Fe-S cluster assembly ATPase SufC, whose amino-acid sequence is MLKIENLHANVGDKPILKGLNLNINAGEIHAIMGPNGAGKSTLAYTIGGRDGYDVTGGAVDFDGEDLLSLDPHERAAAGLFLGFQYPVEIPGVSNLQFLRESLNAQKRARGEDELSGAEFIRLAKEKAAMLKMDMEMLKRPVNVGFSGGEKKRNEMVQMGIIDPKIAILDETDSGLDIDALRIVGEGINNIMRRPDKAVLLITHYQRLLDLVKPDFVHVLAGGKIVRSGGAELALELEEYGYEEVAA